The following DNA comes from Riemerella anatipestifer ATCC 11845 = DSM 15868.
TACGATTATTTAATTAATCATCAGGGGGAGGCTATGAAGCAAGGAATTAACCCTAATAAAGTGAGTAATAATTATTTTATTATAAAAGAAGATTCTAAAATTTTTCATTTAAGACCTATTGATAATGATTTTATGAAGTATGAGGAAAAAGAATTTCCAAAATGGGATATAAAAGATAATATGAGGCAAATAGATTCCTTAAAGGCTTTTAAAGCGGAGGGAAGTTATAGAGGAAGGGAGTATATTGCTTGGTTTACAACGGATATTCCTGTTGCAGAAGGCCCGTTTAAATTTAAAAATCTTCCAGGTCTAATTTTAGAATTAAGGAGCAAAGATGGTGATTATAGCATAACTCTTAATGGGATAGAAAGGAATGAGGAAGAAATAGATTTTCCTGAAGCTATCTTGATTAAAAATAGAGAGAAATATAAGGAGTTGCTCGAAAAATTTGCCGAAAATCCAAGTTACAAAATGCAACAAAGAGATAGCTCAAACTCATTTAAGTATAAAACTTATATTGGCGGAAAAGAGGTAAATAATGCGGAAAAGTATAAAGCGTACAATAAATTTGTTTGGGATTTTATGAATAATCACAACAACTCAATAGAAAAAGATGAA
Coding sequences within:
- a CDS encoding GLPGLI family protein; translation: MRIKLLLFFLVFWNFSIFPQNLDVTYKMVYRPNKNNLSYIEEDIFVLKIRDHQSLYFSIKYDYLINHQGEAMKQGINPNKVSNNYFIIKEDSKIFHLRPIDNDFMKYEEKEFPKWDIKDNMRQIDSLKAFKAEGSYRGREYIAWFTTDIPVAEGPFKFKNLPGLILELRSKDGDYSITLNGIERNEEEIDFPEAILIKNREKYKELLEKFAENPSYKMQQRDSSNSFKYKTYIGGKEVNNAEKYKAYNKFVWDFMNNHNNSIEKDELWIR